Sequence from the Catenuloplanes indicus genome:
CGCCTCGCGCACCCGGCGGGCGATCAGCTGGGCGTACTGGGCCCCGAAGTCGACGACCAGGACCGGGCGCGGTGTGCTCATGTTCCGGAAGAATACCGAGGGGCCCGGACGCGTCCGCGCCCGAGCCCCCAGGACCTCATCGCCTGTAGGTGTACGTCGGCGAGTAGGACACGTTGCCGAGCTTGTCGTACGCCCGGATCCGGACCGTGAACCTCTTGCCGTACTTCGTTGCGTTGATCTTGAAGGACGTCCCGGTGCCGGTCACCTTGCCGTTGATCAGCAGCGCAACGGTGGCGACACCGTGCTTGTCGGACGCGGCCACCTGCACGGCGACGCTCTTCCTCACCCGTGAGCCGCTCTTCGGCGCGGTGACGGTCAGCGCCGGCCCGCGGTTGTCCGCCTCGAACCGCCGGGTCGCGGTGCTGACCCGCCCGGTCCAGTCGACCGCGCGGACCGCCACGTTCACGATCCCGTGGTACGCGGCGGAGTTCCACCGGAACGTGTACGGCGCGGCCCGGTCCACCCCGGCGACCGTGCCGTTCACGACCAGCTCCACCCGGTCCAGCCCGGTGTTGTCGGTCGCGGACGCGGTCACGGTCGTGGTGCCGTGCACCAGCGTGCCGGCCACCGGCACGCCGAGCGAGACGGCCGGTGCCGCGGTGTCGGTGACGGCCCAGACCGCGCGGCCCGCGTTGATCCGGCCGTACCGCACCCAGCCCAGCTTCGAGGAGCTGAGCGACAGCACTGTGCCCAGGTACGCGCCGCTGACCTGCGGCGCGCGCGACTGCATCAGCGCGGCCACACCGGCCACCAGCGGCGTCGCGGACGATGTGCCGCAGAACTCGACGTAGCCGCGGTCCAGGTGGTCCTGCGCCACGTTGCAGCCCGGCGCCGCGATGTCCACCCAGCCGGTGCCGTAGTTGGACCAGGAGTAGCGGCCGTCGCCGGTGGTCGAGCCACCGACCGAGAGCACCTGCGGGATCGCGGCCGGGTACTGGCGGACGGCCGTGTTCTCGTTGCCGGCCGCCGCGATGACCAGCGAGCCCTTGTCCGTGGCGTACTGCACGGCCGTGTTCAGCAGCGGTGACGACGCGCTGCCGGCCAGCGACATGTTGATCACCTTTGCGCCCCGGTCGGCCGCGTACCGGATGCCCTTGGCGATCGAGAGGTAGTCGCCGGAGCCCTTCGCGTCGAGCACCTTCACCGGGAGGATCGTGCAGTCCCAGCAGACGCCGGCCATCCCGCTGCCGTCGTCGCCGCGTCCGGCGATCACGCTGGCCACCGCGGTGCCGTGCCCCTCGTCGTCGGCCGGGTTCGCGTCGTCGTTGATGAAGTCGTAGCCGGGCAGCACCCGGCCGGCCAGGTCGCTGACCGCGTTGACGCCGGTGTCCAGTACCGCGACCGTGACCGGGTCGCCGGTCGTCATGCCCCAGGCACCGGGCACGTTGACCTTCCGCAGACCCCACTGCTCGGGCCAGAACGGGTCGTTCGGCGTCACGTCGGCCTTGGTGGCGACGTGGTTGCGGTCCACGAAGGCGACGCCGGGGTCACGGCGCAGCAGCGCGACGGCCTGGTCCGCGTTCCGGGCGGACACCTCGGCGACCACCGCACCGGCCGCGCGAGCGGCGTCGTCGACCACCCGCACGCCCCCGGCGTCGTCCGCCGCGGCCAGCGCGTCGTCCGCCGAGGCGCCGGGGGCGAGGCCGACCACCAGCTCGACCGGATTGCCGGGATCGGCGGACGCGGGCGCGGACAGGCCCACGCCGGCGGCGACCGCCATCACCAGCGCGACGGTCATCCGCCGCTGATTGACAAGCTTGCGCACCTGGATTTCACCGTTCCTCGGGGACACGCGACGCCGAGAACCGTAAAAATCCGGAATATGAGGATTAGGTCGTGCTCGGGTGCGGTTCGGGTGCGATCCGCTCATACGGCTGACCGAGCGGCGGCCGACGATCCGGTTCGCCCTTGCGCGGCCAGAACGCGCAGGCCCGTTCCGCCTGCGCGGTGATGGTCAGCGACGGGTTCACGCCCAGGTTCGCGGTGACCGCGGCACCGTCCAGCACGTGCAGCCCGGGGTGGCCGAAGACCCGCTGGTAGCCGTCGATCACGCCGTCCTCCGGCGTGGCGCCGATCGTGGCGCCGCCCAGGATGTGCGCGGTCATCGGCACGTTGAACGCCTCGGTCACCGCACCGCCCGGCACCCCGCCGATCTCCTCGGCCAGCGCCCGCGCCGCCGTATTGCCGGCCGGGATCCAGGTCGGGTTCGGCGCGCCGTGCCCCGGCCGGCTGCGCAACGACCATAAACCCAGCCGACGACGGTACGTCGTGGTGATCGAGTTGTCCGCCGACTGCATGACGAGCGTGATGATGGTCCGCTCCGACCACCGCCGCACCGACAGCATGCGCAGGTAGAGCAGCGGGCGGCGGGCGATCGTGCCGGCCCAGCGCAGCGGGCGCCGAGGGCCACCGTCGGTGAGCGCGGATTGCAGCAGGCCCATCAGGTTCGCACCCCGGCCGTACCGCACGCCCTCGATGTGGGTGTGCTCGTCCGGGTGGAACGAGCTGGTGATCGCCACGCCGTCGGTGAAGCCGAGGTCACGGTCCGGCCGCAGCACGGACGCGCCGAGGATCGACTCGGAGTTGGTCCGGGTGAGCGCGCCGACCCGCGCGGACAGGTGCGGGAGCGCGCCGGTCGCGCGGGCCCGGTGCAGCAGCCGCTGGGTGCCGAGCGCACCGGCCGCGAACACCACCTGGTCCGCCACGAACGTCTGCCGCCGTCGGTGCAGGCGCGCTCCGGTCCGTACCGTGTCGATCCGGTATCGGTCCTGGTCCGCCCGCACCGCGGTGACCGTGGTCATCGGCAGGACCGTCACACCGGCCCGCTCCGCGAGGTACAGATAGTTCTTGACCAGCGTGTTCTTCGCGCCCTGACGGCAGCCGGTCATGCAACTGCCGCAGTGCGTGCAGCCGGTGCGCGCCGGACCGGCCCCGCCGAAGTAGGGATCGGGCACGGTGCGGCCCGGCTCGCCGAGGAAGACGCCGACCGGCGTGGCGTGCACCGTGTCCGCCACGCCCATCCGCGCCGCGACCGCGCGCATCGCCCGGTCCGCCGCGGTCACCCGGGAGTAGGTCGTGACGCCCAGCATGCGCTTGGCGACGGCGTAGTGCGGTGCCAGCTCGGCGTGCCAGTCCGTGATGTCCCGCCAGGCCGGGTCCCGGTAGAACGCGGGCAGCGGCTCGTAGAGCGTGTTCGCGTAGACCAGGCTGCCGCCACCCACGCCGGCGCCGGACATCACCAGCACGCCGGACCGGGAGCTGCGCTCGCCGCGCAGCAACGTCATCCGCTGCAGGCCGAAGCAGCCCAGCGCGGGCGCCCAGAGGAAGCGCCGCAGCCGCCAGGACGTCTCCGGGAACTCGTCATCGGCGAACCGGCGACCGGCCTCCAGCACGGCGACCCGGTAACCCTTCTCGGCCAGACGCAGCGCCGCGACGCTGCCGCCGAAGCCGGAGCCGATCACGACGACGTCGAATTGCATGAATGCATGATTAGCGATCGGTAACAAGAACGCCAGGGCGCCGGCCGCGCTTGTGCGCGTACATCGCCGCGTCCGCCGCGCCCAGCAGCTCGTCCGCGGTCGGGTGGTCGCCGCTGTTCGCGTGGCCGATGCTCAGCTCCGGCACCAGCACGGCGGACGGCAGCGAGATCGGCCGGCAGACCGCGCTGGTCAGCCGGGACACGATGGTGCTGACGTCCTCCGGCTTGGCCTGGTCGTCGCAGAGGATCACGAACTCGTCGCCGCCGAGCCGGGCCACCGTGTCCGACGGGCGCACGCTCTGCCGCAGCCGGCTCGCGACCGTGGTCAGCAGCGCGTCGCCGATCGCGTGCCCGAGCGTGTCGTTGACCTCCTTGAACCGGTCCAGGTCCAGGTAGAGCAGCGTGACGGTCT
This genomic interval carries:
- a CDS encoding S8 family serine peptidase, encoding MRKLVNQRRMTVALVMAVAAGVGLSAPASADPGNPVELVVGLAPGASADDALAAADDAGGVRVVDDAARAAGAVVAEVSARNADQAVALLRRDPGVAFVDRNHVATKADVTPNDPFWPEQWGLRKVNVPGAWGMTTGDPVTVAVLDTGVNAVSDLAGRVLPGYDFINDDANPADDEGHGTAVASVIAGRGDDGSGMAGVCWDCTILPVKVLDAKGSGDYLSIAKGIRYAADRGAKVINMSLAGSASSPLLNTAVQYATDKGSLVIAAAGNENTAVRQYPAAIPQVLSVGGSTTGDGRYSWSNYGTGWVDIAAPGCNVAQDHLDRGYVEFCGTSSATPLVAGVAALMQSRAPQVSGAYLGTVLSLSSSKLGWVRYGRINAGRAVWAVTDTAAPAVSLGVPVAGTLVHGTTTVTASATDNTGLDRVELVVNGTVAGVDRAAPYTFRWNSAAYHGIVNVAVRAVDWTGRVSTATRRFEADNRGPALTVTAPKSGSRVRKSVAVQVAASDKHGVATVALLINGKVTGTGTSFKINATKYGKRFTVRIRAYDKLGNVSYSPTYTYRR
- a CDS encoding FAD-dependent oxidoreductase: MQFDVVVIGSGFGGSVAALRLAEKGYRVAVLEAGRRFADDEFPETSWRLRRFLWAPALGCFGLQRMTLLRGERSSRSGVLVMSGAGVGGGSLVYANTLYEPLPAFYRDPAWRDITDWHAELAPHYAVAKRMLGVTTYSRVTAADRAMRAVAARMGVADTVHATPVGVFLGEPGRTVPDPYFGGAGPARTGCTHCGSCMTGCRQGAKNTLVKNYLYLAERAGVTVLPMTTVTAVRADQDRYRIDTVRTGARLHRRRQTFVADQVVFAAGALGTQRLLHRARATGALPHLSARVGALTRTNSESILGASVLRPDRDLGFTDGVAITSSFHPDEHTHIEGVRYGRGANLMGLLQSALTDGGPRRPLRWAGTIARRPLLYLRMLSVRRWSERTIITLVMQSADNSITTTYRRRLGLWSLRSRPGHGAPNPTWIPAGNTAARALAEEIGGVPGGAVTEAFNVPMTAHILGGATIGATPEDGVIDGYQRVFGHPGLHVLDGAAVTANLGVNPSLTITAQAERACAFWPRKGEPDRRPPLGQPYERIAPEPHPSTT